In Silene latifolia isolate original U9 population chromosome X, ASM4854445v1, whole genome shotgun sequence, the following proteins share a genomic window:
- the LOC141618312 gene encoding uncharacterized protein LOC141618312 has product MCLVRDTLRGGYAGDKWGMEDKEYTIQAGYNWLAPALEKVVWAPLVWLRLVVSKHNFITWLAVQSRLLTRDRLSSMGICCDIRCLLCGEATKTHFHLFFECIYSQKCVQLVSDWLKVTIPWQNTLDWWNQKRIKPLLRKHIVGATVCALVYHVWQARNRCLHDHSVIRPSRLVLSIKSCLCTR; this is encoded by the coding sequence ATGTGTTTGGTAAGAGATACTCTTAGGGGTGGTTATGCTGGTGATAAATGGGGGATGGAGGATAAGGAGTACACCATACAGGCTGGGTATAATTGGTTGGCTCCTGCACTGGAGAAAGTTGTATGGGCTCCCCTGGTTTGGTTAAGATTGGTTGTGAGTAAGCATAATTTTATCACTTGGCTTGCTGTTCAGAGTAGATTGTTAACCAGAGATAGGCTGAGCAGCATGGGGATTTGCTGTGATATTAGATGTTTGCTATGTGGAGAAGCGACAAAGACACATTTTCATCTGTTTTTTGAGTGTATCTATAGTCAGAAATGCGTGCAGCTGGTTTCAGATTGGCTGAAGGTGACAATACCATGGCAGAATACACTGGATTGGTGGAATCAGAAGAGGATCAAGCCATTGTTAAGGAAGCATATAGTGGGAGCTACTGTGTGTGCTTTAGTCTATCATGTTTGGCAAGCTAGGAACAGATGCTTACATGACCATTCTGTGATTAGGCCTAGCAGGCTTGTACTTAGTATTAAAAGCTGCTTGTGTACTCGTTAG
- the LOC141618311 gene encoding uncharacterized protein LOC141618311, with protein MSDVLPGLINRTQSAFVKGRDIVENILIYQDLVKLYNRKSCSPRVLMKIDLQKAYDSIVWSFIKDMLLALEFLSSFIDRVMKCVCTPSYSIAFNGEVFGFFKGRRGIRQGDLMSPLLFTICMDYLSRLLKVVESLPGFKYHSLYELGQVKCVYEWFFSPSVKEEIVSLTGMTLARLRFKYLGVPIAAKNLAVLDCDVLVERVVARGGVHYSKAPLVSQERVCSPKMQGGLGILNSEHRNITTLGKYIWWIASKKDHLGVKWVDSVYIKHHEWWSYQPSSTASWA; from the exons ATGAGTGATGTTTTACCTGGCTTAATTAATAGGACTCAAAGTGCCTTTGTCAAGGGGAGGGATATTGTGGAGAATATTTTAATTTATCAGGATCTTGttaaattgtataataggaagtcCTGTTCTCCTAGAGTGTTGATGAAAATTGATCTTCAAAAAGCATATGATTCTATTGTGTGGAGTTTTATAAAGGATATGTTGCTAGCTCTTGAGTTCCTTAGTAGCTTCATTGATAGGGTTATGAAATGTGTGTGCACTCCATCTTACTCTATTGCTTTTAATGGGGAGGTGTTTGGGTTCTTTAAGGGTAGGAGGGGGATAAGACAAGGTGACCTCATGTCACCACTTTTGTTTACCATTTGTATGGACTACCTGAGCAGGTTGTTGAAAGTTGTTGAGTCTCTGCCTGGTTTTAAGTATCATTCTCTTT ATGAACTTGGGCAAGTCAAATGTGTATATGAATGGTTTTTTTCTCCTAGTGTGAAGGAAGAAATTGTTTCATTAACTGGTATGACTTTGGCTAGGTTGCGTTTTAAGTATCTTGGTGTACCAATTGCTGCAAAGAATTTGGCTGTATTGGACTGTGATGTGCTGGTGGAGAGGGTGGTGGCTAGA GGTGGTGTTCATTATAGCAAGGCCCCCCTAGTGTCTCAGGAGAGAGTTTGCTCTCCTAAAATGCAGGGTGGGCTAGGGATTTTGAACTCTGAACATCGGAATATAACCACACTTGGAAAATACATATGGTGGATCGCAAGTAAAAAAGATCACTTGGGGGTAAAGTGGGTTGACTCAGTATATATCAAGCATCATGAGTGGTGGTCATATCAACCTTCTTCTACTGCTAGTTGGGCTTAG